The Salvia hispanica cultivar TCC Black 2014 unplaced genomic scaffold, UniMelb_Shisp_WGS_1.0 HiC_scaffold_128, whole genome shotgun sequence genome window below encodes:
- the LOC125198192 gene encoding probable mitochondrial adenine nucleotide transporter BTL1, translating to MIQKTPAQTQKKSYCVMEDVYGVVMTPKVDLQQLQLQLHSKPAPPHLMLPNIGRALEDLLKTREVGEFLSGAFAGAMTKAILAPLETIRTRMVVGVGSKNIYGSFVQIIEKQGWQGLWAGNAINMLRIVPTQAIELGTFEYVKRAMTTAQEKWKLNDSPSLQLGHLNFNFSLAWLSPVAVAGAAAGIVSTLACHPLEVLKDRLTVSPDIYPNLSIAVTKIYKEGGIGGLYSGLSPTLIGMLPYSTCYYFMYETMKKSYCLTKKKDSLSRAEMLLIGALSGLTASTISYPLEVARKRLMVGALQGKCPPNMAAALSEVFRDEGVKGLYRGWGASCLKVMPSSGITWMFYEAWKDILLTEKRPS from the exons ATGATCCAAAAGACTCCGGCCCAGACCCAG AAGAAGAGCTACTGCGTGATGGAAGATGTTTATGGAGTGGTGATGACACCCAAGGTGGACCTTCAACAACTCCAGCTCCAACTTCATAGCAAGCCCGCTCCTCCACACCTCATGCTTCCTAATATTGGACGAGCACTTGAG GATTTATTAAAGACTAGAGAAGTGGGCGAGTTCCTTAGTGGGGCTTTTGCGGGGGCCATGACCAAAGCTATTCTTGCCCCTCTCGAGACCATCCG GACAAGGATGGTTGTTGGTGTTGGGTCCAAAAACATATATGGCAGTTTTGttcaaattattgaaaaacaGGGCTGGCAAGGGCTCTGGGCTGGGAATGCAATAAATATGCTTCGCATAGTTCCCACGCAAGCAATTGAGCTTGGTACATTTGAATATGTGAAACGAGCAATGACTACAGCACAAGAGAAATGGAAGCTGAATGATAGCCCAAGTTTGCAATTAGGCCAtctgaatttcaatttttctctgGCCTGGTTGTCTCCTGTTGCTGTTGCTGGTGCTGCTGCAGGAATTGTTAGTACCCTTGCCTGTCATCCCCTTGAAGTCTTAAAG GACAGGTTGACAGTGAGTCCTGATATATATCCCAACCTAAGTATTGCAGTTACCAAGATATACAAGGAAGGTGGAATCGGTGGTCTATACTCTGGGTTGTCGCCCACATTGATCGGCATGCTCCCATACAGCACGTGTTACTATTTCATGTATGAGACGATGAAGAAATCATATTGCttaacaaagaaaaaggatTCTTTGTCTCGTGCTGAGATGCTCCTAATTGGGGCGCTCTCTG GCTTGACGGCTAGCACCATCAGCTATCCTTTGGAGGTGGCGAGGAAGCGGCTAATGGTGGGAGCTCTGCAAGGGAAATGTCCACCAAACATGGCGGCTGCACTCTCTGAAGTTTTCAGAGACGAGGGTGTTAAAGGACTCTATCGAGGCTGGGGGGCTAGCTGCTTGAAGGTGATGCCTTCCTCTGGTATCACATGGATGTTCTACGAAGCTTGGAAAGACATATTGCTCACTGAAAAGCGTCCCTCTTGA